The Rhodopseudomonas palustris genome window below encodes:
- a CDS encoding DUF1330 domain-containing protein gives MGIEQLNIEGLKELDREDRGPVVMVNLMRFNESAADGSGSGWDAYLRYSVLTVPMIKARGGTLLWTGNAKAVAFGHDDGRHWDYLALVYYPSIDAFLGMMNSPEYELQCAPLRHAACADHLIICTREAYSKFGIAAPRQENL, from the coding sequence ATGGGCATCGAGCAATTGAACATCGAGGGTCTGAAGGAGCTGGATCGCGAGGACCGCGGGCCTGTGGTGATGGTCAATCTGATGCGGTTCAACGAGAGCGCGGCCGACGGCAGCGGCTCCGGCTGGGATGCCTATCTGCGCTACAGCGTGCTGACGGTGCCGATGATCAAGGCGCGCGGCGGCACGCTGCTGTGGACCGGCAACGCCAAGGCGGTCGCGTTCGGCCACGACGACGGCCGGCATTGGGACTATCTGGCGCTGGTCTACTACCCGTCGATCGACGCGTTCCTCGGGATGATGAACTCGCCCGAATACGAACTGCAGTGCGCCCCGCTTCGCCACGCCGCCTGCGCCGATCATTTGATCATCTGCACGCGCGAAGCCTACAGCAAGTTCGGCATCGCGGCGCCGCGGCAGGAGAATCTGTGA